One segment of Solanum lycopersicum chromosome 1, SLM_r2.1 DNA contains the following:
- the LOC101248527 gene encoding pentatricopeptide repeat-containing protein At3g62890-like: MNLTNVYTFSPFKSNFVQRLTSKTTINLSILEVLLLRCQNSKHFGQILSQMISTGFIRDTYAASRILKFSTDSLFIHVNYSHKIFDYIDNPNGFICNTMMRAYLQRNQPQNTIFLYKSMLKNNVCIDNYTFPLLVQASTVRLSEAEGKEFHNHVIKTGFGLDVYVKNTLINMYAVCRNLVDARKMFDESPVLDSVSWNSILAGYVQVGNVDEAKVIFDKMPMKNVIASNSMIVLLGRSGRMSEACQLFNEMMQKDVVSWTALISCYEQHGMHTQALDLFMQMCSNGISIDEVVVLSVLSACAHLLVVQTGESVHGLVIRVGFESYVNLQNALIHMYSTCGDVMAAQRLFDTSSHLDQISWNSMISGYLKCGSVEKARELFDSMAEKDVVSWTTMISGYAQHDHFSETLALFQEMLHEDSKPDETTLVSVLSACTHLSALDQGKWIHAYIRKNGLKVNSILGTTLVDMYMKCGCVENALEVFNAMEEKGVSSWNALILGLAMNGQVERSLDMFQKMKECGVTPNEVTFVAVLGACRHMGLVDEGRSYFNAMTTHYNVEPNIKHYGCMVDLLARTGLLKEAETLIDSMPIAPDVATWGALLGACRKHGNSEMGERVGRKLLELQPDHDGFHVLLSNLYASKGNWDSVLDIRVAMTRKGVVKVPGCSMIEANGAVHEFLAGDKSHSQINEIEEMLAEMEKRLKIMGYAPGTDEVLLDIDEEEKESTLFRHSEKLAIAYGLIAIAPPTVIRIIKNLRICSDCHAAAKLISKAFDREIVVRDRHRFHHFKDGSCSCMEFW; encoded by the coding sequence ATGAATTTGACAAACGTATATACCTTTTCACCCTTCAAGTCAAATTTTGTTCAAAGACTCACCTCAAAAACAACCATAAACCTTTCTATATTGGAGGTTCTTCTGCTAAGATGTCAAAATTCCAAGCATTTTGGTCAAATTCTTTCACAAATGATCTCCACTGGGTTCATCAGAGATACCTATGCTGCAAGCAGGATTCTCAAGTTTTCTACTGACTCCCTTTTCATTCACGTTAATTACTCTCATAAAATCTTCGATTACATAGATAATCCAAATGGGTTTATTTGTAATACCATGATGAGAGCTTATTTACAGCGAAACCAGCctcaaaatacaatttttttgtataaatcaatgttgaaaaataatgtatgtattgataattatacgTTTCCGCTTCTGGTCCAAGCTAGCACAGTTAGATTGTCCGAAGCAGAAGGAAAAGAGTTTCATAATCATGTTATTAAAACGGGTTTTGGACTGGATGTTTATGTTAAGAACACTTTGATTAACATGTATGCTGTCTGTAGAAATTTGGTTGATGCAAGGAAGATGTTTGACGAAAGTCCTGTTCTGGACTCGGTTTCATGGAATTCGATACTGGCAGGCTATGTTCAGGTTGGGAATGTTGATGAGGCAAAAGTAATTTTTGATAAGATGCCTATGAAGAATGTTATTGCATCCAATTCTATGATTGTGTTGTTGGGTAGGTCTGGTAGGATGAGTGAGGCTTGTCAATTATTCAACGAAATGATGCAAAAAGATGTGGTTTCTTGGACTGCTTTAATTTCTTGCTATGAGCAACATGGTATGCACACACAAGCTTTGGATTTGTTTATGCAAATGTGTTCTAATGGTATTTCCATAGATGAGGTTGTTGTGCTGAGTGTGCTGTCTGCATGTGCACACTTGTTGGTTGTTCAGACTGGTGAATCAGTGCATGGGTTGGTTATAAGAGTTGGTTTTGAATCATATGTCAACCTTCAAAATGCTTTAATCCATATGTACTCTACCTGTGGAGATGTAATGGCTGCACAAAGATTGTTTGATACAAGTAGTCATCTGGACCAGATCTCTTGGAACTCAATGATCTCTGGCTACTTGAAATGTGGCTCTGTGGAGAAGGCTAGAGAATTATTCGATTCGATGGCTGAGAAGGATGTGGTGTCATGGACTACAATGATTTCTGGTTATGCGCAACATGATCATTTCTCAGAGACTTTAGCACTGTTTCAGGAGATGCTGCATGAGGACAGTAAGCCTGATGAAACTACTTTGGTTAGTGTTCTTTCGGCTTGCACCCACTTGTCTGCCCTTGATCAAGGAAAATGGATTCACGCTTACATACGAAAGAATGGGCTCAAAGTTAATAGCATTCTTGGTACAACTCTTGTTGACATGTACATGAAATGTGGTTGTGTGGAGAATGCATTGGAAGTCTTCAACGCAATGGAAGAAAAAGGGGTGTCTTCTTGGAATGCTTTAATTCTTGGGCTAGCCATGAATGGACAGGTGGAAAGATCACTAGACATGTTTCAGAAGATGAAAGAATGTGGAGTAACCCCTAATGAGGTTACTTTTGTTGCAGTTCTTGGTGCCTGTCGACATATGGGCTTGGTAGATGAGGGCCGGTCCTACTTTAATGCTATGACCACACATTACAATGTTGAACCTAATATCAAGCACTATGGATGCATGGTTGATCTACTTGCTCGCACAGGGTTGCTCAAAGAAGCTGAGACACTTATTGACAGCATGCCTATAGCTCCCGATGTTGCCACTTGGGGTGCTCTTCTTGGAGCTTGCAGAAAACATGGTAATAGTGAAATGGGGGAGAGAGTTGGAAGGAAGCTACTTGAACTTCAGCCAGATCATGATGGATTTCATGTGTTACTGTCCAACCTATATGCTTCAAAGGGTAATTGGGATAGTGTTCTGGATATTAGAGTAGCAATGACGCGGAAGGGGGTTGTTAAAGTTCCTGGCTGCAGTATGATTGAAGCAAATGGCGCTGTTCATGAATTCTTGGCAGGAGACAAGTCTCATTCCCAGAtaaatgaaattgaagaaatgTTGGCTGAAATGGAAAAACGGTTGAAAATAATGGGCTATGCCCCAGGCACGGATGAGgttttacttgatattgatgaggaagaaaaagaaagtacCCTGTTCAGGCATAGTGAAAAGCTTGCAATTGCCTATGGGCTCATTGCTATCGCTCCTCCTACTGTGATAAGAATAATCAAGAACTTGCGAATATGTAGTGATTGTCACGCGGCAGCAAAACTAATATCAAAAGCTTTTGATCGGGAAATTGTGGTGAGGGATCGGCATCGGTTTCATCATTTTAAGGATGGCTCTTGTTCCTGCATGGAATTTTGGTAG
- the LOC101248822 gene encoding putative pentatricopeptide repeat-containing protein At1g56570 — protein sequence MNARKLVSQTHCTQIPQTIKNSLLCAAIDPPHSNPPFLPKPPSILATGLLKSYFERGLIREARTLFDEMPERDVVAWTTMISGYTSCNLHGRAWVVFCDMMRFTDVRPNEFTLSCTLKACKGINSYSHGALLHGLVMKQGMGGSIYVSNALLDVYATCCVNMDEASAVFQEIRERNDVSWTTFIAGYTHRGDGYMGLSVFRRMLSEGGESNPFSFSIAVRACASVHSCTYGKQLHAAIAKHGLDFNLPVMNSILDMYCRCNSLNDAKQCFNEMTQRDLITWNTLIAGYEKSDPYVSISTYSCMELEGLSPNCFTFSSIVAAVANLAILSCGEQIHGRILKRGLGGNLELDNALIDMYAKSGNIGSARRIFDKMPTKNLVSWTSMMIGYGSHGYGNEAVDFFEEMVKFRVRPDRIAFEAVLNACSHAGLVDKGVRYFMSMVDDYNIAPDPEIFGCLVDLLGRAGRVEEAFKLIESMPFDPDESVWGTLLRACKAHNHPDLGTLAIRKVLALKPKIAATYVILSNIYAADGKWGDSAKMRKLMRRMATKKEAGRSSVEIKNQNYSFVAGDKMGPHMDCVDEVVKILVEHMRHARYIPDLDFFIHDLEDGI from the exons ATGAATGCAAGAAAGCTAGTTTCCCAAACTCATTGTACTCAAATTCCTCAAACTATCAAGAACTCTCTTCTTTGTGCTGCAATCGACCCACCCCATTCAAACCCACCATTTTTACCCAAGCCTCCTTCTATATTAGCCACTGGTCTTCTCAAATCTTATTTTGAAAGGGGTCTGATTAGAGAAGCACGTACGCTGTTCGATGAAATGCCTGAAAGAGATGTTGTTGCTTGGACGACCATGATTTCTGGATACACTTCATGTAATCTTCATGGACGTGCTTGGGTGGTTTTCTGTGACATGATGAGGTTTACGGACGTGCGCCCCAACGAGTTCACCTTATCTTGTACGTTGAAGGCTTGTAAAGGGATCAATTCATACTCTCATGGAGCTTTGCTTCATGGTTTGGTTATGAAGCAAGGCATGGGTGGAAGTATTTATGTTTCTAATGCACTCTTGGATGTCTATGCGACGTGTTGTGTTAATATGGATGAAGCATCCGCGGTTTTTCAGGAGattagagagagaaatgatGTGTCTTGGACTACATTCATTGCGGGATATACTCATCGTGGTGATGGTTATATGGGGCTTAGTGTTTTTAGAAGAATGTTATCG GAAGGGGGTGAATCAAACCCATTTAGCTTTTCAATAGCAGTCAGAGCTTGTGCCTCGGTCCATTCATGTACATATGGGAAGCAACTTCATGCTGCAATCGCCAAGCATGGATTGGACTTTAATCTACCTGTAATGAATTCTATTTTAGATATGTATTGTAGGTGTAACAGCTTAAATGATGCAAAGCAATGCTTCAATGAAATGACTCAAAGGGATTTAATCACATGGAACACTTTGATTGCTGGATATGAGAAGTCTGATCCATATGTATCTATCAGCACATACTCTTGTATGGAGCTTGAAGGTCTCAGCCCTAATTGCTTCACATTTTCCAGCATTGTAGCAGCTGTGGccaatttggcaattttgagtTGTGGAGAGCAGATTCATGGAAGAATCTTAAAGAGAGGCCTCGGAGGGAACTTGGAATTGGACAATGCCTTAATAGACATGTACGCAAAGTCTGGAAATATTGGAAGTGCACGtagaatttttgataaaatgcCCACGAAAAATCTGGTTTCGTGGACCTCAATGATGATTGGTTATGGAAGCCATGGATATGGAAATGAAGCTGTTGACTTTTTTGAAGAGATGGTTAAATTTAGAGTCAGGCCAGATAGGATAGCGTTTGAGGCAGTTTTAAATGCATGTAGTCATGCTGGGCTTGTAGATAAAGGTGTAAGGTATTTTATGTCAATGGTTGATGATTACAACATAGCTCCTGATCCGGAGATTTTTGGGTGTTTAGTAGATTTGCTAGGACGCGCTGGAAGAGTTGAGGAGGCTTTTAAGTTGATAGAGAGTATGCCATTTGATCCCGATGAATCTGTTTGGGGAACACTCCTAAGAGCATGTAAAGCACACAATCATCCAGATTTGGGCACGCTGGCCATAAGAAAGGTGTTGGCATTGAAGCCAAAAATTGCAGCAACTTATGTAATTCTATCAAATATCTATGCAGCTGACGGTAAATGGGGTGACTCTGCAAAAATGAGGAAGTTGATGAGAAGGATGGCTACCAAGAAAGAGGCAGGGAGAAGTTCAGTAGAGATAAAGAATCAGAACTATAGTTTTGTTGCTGGAGATAAAATGGGTCCACATATGGATTGTGTAGATGAAGTTGTAAAAATCCTGGTCGAACATATGAGACACGCACGATATATTCCTGATTTGGACTTCTTTATACATGATTTAGAAGATGGAATTTGA
- the LOC101255835 gene encoding alkaline/neutral invertase A, mitochondrial, which yields MKSINLITMTPCCRILIPCRSNSFLGLPFKKTHNLSNFRQKCDFYSYPSRILGNGRIINRTQKLFCVMRNSSCGQSRVFSRNFNGINPMGTSKRGFRVIASVASDFRNHSTSIEKTRVNNDKNFERIYVQGGFNAKKPLGLENADLDEHAATGQHEKVESVKEGEESQTVKEAWKLLENAVVKYCGSPIGTLAANDPNDKLPLNYDQVFIRDFIPSALAFLLKGEKEIVRNFLLHTLQLQSWEKTVDCYSPGQGLMPASFKVRTVPLDDNKYEEVLDPDFGESAIGRVAPVDSGLWWIILLRAYGKITGDYGLQERVDVQTGIKLIINLCLSDGFDMFPSLLVTDGSCMIDRRMGIHGHPLEIQALFYSALRCSHELLSLDDGSKNLVNAINNRLSALSFHIREYYWVDMKKINEIYRYKTEEYSTEATNKFNIYPEQIPHWLMDWIPEEGGYLIGNLQPAHMDFRFFTLGNLWSIVSSLSTPKQNEAILNLIEAKWYDLVGLMPLKICYPALESEDWRIITGSDPKNTPWSYHNGGSWPTLLWQFTLACIKMNRLDLAKKAVDSAEKRLGVDQWPEYYDTRYGKFTGKQARLYQTWTIAGFLTSKMLLENPETASLLFWEEDYDLLENCVCALKKSGRKKCSRGAAKSQILV from the exons ATGAAATCAATCAATTTGATAACTATGACGCCTTGTTGTCGAATTTTAATACCATGTAGAAGCAATTCTTTTCTGGGTCTTCCATTCAAGAAGACCCATAATTTGTCTAATTTCAGgcaaaaatgtgatttttatagCTACCCATCTCGTATTTTGGGCAATGGAAGGATTATCAATCGGACCCAGAAGTTGTTTTGTGTTATGCGAAATTCATCTTGTGGTCAATCTAGggttttttcaagaaattttaatgGCATTAACCCGATGGGGACCTCAAAGAGAGGTTTCCGTGTTATTGCTAGTGTTGCATCTGACTTTAGGAATCATTCAACTTCCATTGAGAAAACCCGTGTTAATAATGACAAGAATTTTGAAAGGATTTATGTTCAAGGAGGTTTCAATGCGAAGAAGCCATTGGGGTTGGAAAATGCTGATTTAGATGAACATGCTGCAACTGGTCAACATGAGAAAGTTGAGAGCGTGAAAGAGGGTGAGGAGTCACAGACGGTGAAGGAAGCATGGAAGTTGTTGGAGAATGCTGTTGTTAAATATTGTGGGAGCCCTATAGGGACTCTTGCTGCTAATGATCCTAATGATAAATTGCCATTGAATTATGATCAAGTATTTATTAGGGATTTTATTCCTTCCGCCCTCGCTTTTTTACTCAAGGGGGAGAAAGAGATTGTTAGAAACTTTCTACTTCACACTCTCCAATTGCAG AGTTGGGAGAAAACTGTGGACTGTTACAGTCCAGGGCAAGGGTTGATGCCTGCAAGTTTTAAAGTCAGAACAGTGCCTCTCGATGATAACAAATATGAAGAAGTTCTAGACCCAGATTTTGGGGAGTCAGCTATTGGCCGTGTAGCACCTGTTGACTCAG GCTTGTGGTGGATTATCTTATTGAGAGCTTATGGGAAGATAACCGGTGACTATGGATTACAAGAAAGAGTGGATGTACAGACTGGCATAAAGCTGATAATAAACCTGTGTTTGTCTGATGGGTTTGATATGTTTCCTTCTTTGCTAGTCACTGATGGTTCCTGCATGATAGATAGACGGATGGGTATTCATGGACATCCACTTGAGATTCAA GCATTATTTTACTCAGCACTTAGGTGCTCCCATGAGCTGCTTTCTTTGGATGACGGATCCAAGAATTTGGTGAATGCCATAAACAACAGACTTAGTGCATTGTCATTTCACATTAGAGAATATTATTGGGTTGATATGAAAAAGATCAATGAAATATATCGATATAAGACAGAGGAGTATTCCACTGAAGCCACTAACAAATTCAACATCTACCCTGAACAAATCCCTCATTGGTTGATGGACTGGATTCCTGAGGAAGGTGGTTATCTTATTGGCAATTTACAACCTGCCCACATGGACTTTAGATTCTTCACACTTGGAAATTTGTGGTCCATTGTGTCGTCTTTGAGTACCCCAAAACAGAATGAGGCTATCCTGAATCTGATTGAAGCAAAGTGGTACGATCTTGTGGGTCTTATGCCCCTTAAGATATGTTACCCTGCTCTGGAGTCTGAAGATTGGCGTATAATCACTGGTAGCGACCCTAAGAACAC ACCTTGGTCATATCATAATGGGGGTTCTTGGCCAACTCTTCTCTGGCAG TTCACGCTGGCATGCATCAAGATGAATAGGCTTGACCTGGCTAAGAAGGCAGTGGATTCAGCTGAGAAAAGGCTTGGGGTGGATCAGTGGCCTGAATATTATGATACCAGGTATGGTAAATTTACAGGAAAGCAAGCGCGGCTGTACCAAACATGGACTATAGCTGGTTTTCTGACATCGAAAATGCTGTTGGAAAATCCAGAGACAGCTTCCTTGCTATTCTGGGAAGAAGACTATGATCTTCTTGAGAATTGTGTCTGTGCTCTTAAGAAATCTGGAAGGAAAAAGTGCTCACGTGGCGCGGCCAAGTCTCAAATCCTTGTATGA
- the LOC101256128 gene encoding AP-3 complex subunit mu, with protein MLQCIFLLSDSGEVMLEKQLTGHWVDRAICSWFWDQSIAQGDSFKHLPVIASPTHYLFQVNREGVTFLACTQVEMPPLMAIEFLCRVADVLSEYLGGLNEDLIKDNFVIVYELLDEMIDNGFPLTTEPNILREMIAPPNIVSKVLSVVTGNTSNMSNTLPGATGSCVPWRKTDLKHSSNEIYVDLVEEMDATINRDGVLVKCEIYGEVQVNSHLSGLPDLTLSFANTSILNDVRFHPCVRLRPWESNQILSFVPPDGQFKLMSYRIKKLKSTPIYVKPQITSDSGTCRISLLVGIRNDPGKAIDDINVQFQLPPRVLSADLTSNYGTVNILSNKTCTWSIGRMPKDKTPSMTGTLVLETGVERLHVFPTFLVGFKILGVALSGLKIEKLDFKNLPTRPYKGFRALTRSGQYEVRS; from the exons ATGTTGCAATGCATTTTTCTTCTCTCCGATTCCGG GGAAGTGATGCTGGAAAAACAGCTTACTGGACACTGGGTTGATAGAGCAATATGTTCCTGGTTTTGGGATCAGTCAATTGCTCAAGGTGATTCCTTCAAG CATTTACCGGTGATTGCTTCACCAACGCATTACCTTTTCCAAGTTAATCGTGAAGGAGTTACCTTCTTGGCGTGCACCCAAGTGGAAATGCCACCTTTAATGGCAATTGAG TTCTTGTGCAGAGTAGCTGATGTCCTGTCAGAATATCTTGGAGGGTTGAATGAAGATTTGATAAAGGATAATTTTGTGATTGTATATGAG CTTTTGGATGAGATGATAGACAATGGTTTCCCTCTTACTACAGAACCTAATATACTAAGGGAAATGATAGCTCCTCCAAATATCGTAAGCAAAGTATTGAGTGTTGTGACTGGTAACACTTCCAACATGAGCAACACACTTCCAGGTGCAACAGGATCTTGTGTTCCTTGGAGAAAAACAGACCTGAAGCATTCAAGCaatgaaatttatgttgatttagTTGAAGAAATGGATGCTACTATAAATAG AGACGGGGTTCTGGTGAAATGTGAGATCTATGGTGAAGTTCAAGTGAATTCTCATCTTTCTGGTCTTCCTGATCTTACCCTTTCATTTGCAAATACTTCCATCCTGAATGATGTAAGATTCCATCCTTGTGTTCGACTACGACCATGGGAATCAAACCAAATTCTGTCTTTTGTTCCTCCTGATGGACAATTCAAGCTCATGAGCTACAG aataaagaagttgaagagcACCCCTATATATGTAAAGCCACAAATTACTTCAGACTCAGGGACATGTCGTATTAGCTTGTTAGTTGGGATACGCAATGATCCTGGGAAGGCAATTGATGATATAAACGTTCAATTTCAACTACCCCCTCGCGTTTTATCTGCAGATCTTACATCAAATTATGGAACAGTAAACATCCTTTCCAACAAG ACATGCACTTGGTCCATTGGTAGGATGCCCAAAGACAAAACTCCTTCAATGACTGGAACATTAGTGTTGGAAACAGGAGTTGAGCGGCTTCATGTATTCCCTACGTTTCTTGTGGGATTTAAAATTTTGGGTGTTGCACTCTCAggtttgaaaatagaaaaacttGATTTCAAGAATCTACCTACCCGACCATATAAAGGATTTCGAGCTCTAACCAGGTCTGGGCAATATGAAGTCAGGTCATAA
- the LOC101256128 gene encoding AP-3 complex subunit mu isoform X1 gives MLQCIFLLSDSGEVMLEKQLTGHWVDRAICSWFWDQSIAQGDSFKHLPVIASPTHYLFQVNREGVTFLACTQVEMPPLMAIEFLCRVADVLSEYLGGLNEDLIKDNFVIVYELLDEMIDNGFPLTTEPNILREMIAPPNIVSKVLSVVTGNTSNMSNTLPGATGSCVPWRKTDLKHSSNEIYVDLVEEMDATINRDGVLVKCEIYGEVQVNSHLSGLPDLTLSFANTSILNDVRFHPCVRLRPWESNQILSFVPPDGQFKLMSYRIKKLKSTPIYVKPQITSDSGTCRISLLVGIRNDPGKAIDDINVQFQLPPRVLSADLTSNYGTVNILSNKCRHALGPLVGCPKTKLLQ, from the exons ATGTTGCAATGCATTTTTCTTCTCTCCGATTCCGG GGAAGTGATGCTGGAAAAACAGCTTACTGGACACTGGGTTGATAGAGCAATATGTTCCTGGTTTTGGGATCAGTCAATTGCTCAAGGTGATTCCTTCAAG CATTTACCGGTGATTGCTTCACCAACGCATTACCTTTTCCAAGTTAATCGTGAAGGAGTTACCTTCTTGGCGTGCACCCAAGTGGAAATGCCACCTTTAATGGCAATTGAG TTCTTGTGCAGAGTAGCTGATGTCCTGTCAGAATATCTTGGAGGGTTGAATGAAGATTTGATAAAGGATAATTTTGTGATTGTATATGAG CTTTTGGATGAGATGATAGACAATGGTTTCCCTCTTACTACAGAACCTAATATACTAAGGGAAATGATAGCTCCTCCAAATATCGTAAGCAAAGTATTGAGTGTTGTGACTGGTAACACTTCCAACATGAGCAACACACTTCCAGGTGCAACAGGATCTTGTGTTCCTTGGAGAAAAACAGACCTGAAGCATTCAAGCaatgaaatttatgttgatttagTTGAAGAAATGGATGCTACTATAAATAG AGACGGGGTTCTGGTGAAATGTGAGATCTATGGTGAAGTTCAAGTGAATTCTCATCTTTCTGGTCTTCCTGATCTTACCCTTTCATTTGCAAATACTTCCATCCTGAATGATGTAAGATTCCATCCTTGTGTTCGACTACGACCATGGGAATCAAACCAAATTCTGTCTTTTGTTCCTCCTGATGGACAATTCAAGCTCATGAGCTACAG aataaagaagttgaagagcACCCCTATATATGTAAAGCCACAAATTACTTCAGACTCAGGGACATGTCGTATTAGCTTGTTAGTTGGGATACGCAATGATCCTGGGAAGGCAATTGATGATATAAACGTTCAATTTCAACTACCCCCTCGCGTTTTATCTGCAGATCTTACATCAAATTATGGAACAGTAAACATCCTTTCCAACAAG TGCAGACATGCACTTGGTCCATTGGTAGGATGCCCAAAGACAAAACTCCTTCAATGA
- the GolS-1 gene encoding galactinol synthase 1, which yields MAPEFESGTKMATTIQKSSCAYVTFLAGNGDYVKGVVGLAKGLIKAKSMYPLVVAILPDVPEEHRMILTRHGCIVKEIEPLAPSLQSLDKYARSYYVLNYSKLRIWQFVEYSKMVYLDGDMQVFENIDHLFELPDKYLYAVADCICDMYGEPCDEVLPWPKELGPRPSVYFNAGMFVFQPNPSVYVRLLNTLKVTPPTQFAEQDFLNMYFKDVYKPIPYTYNMLLAMLWRHPEKIEVNKAKAVHYCSPGAKPWKYTGKEEHMDREDIKMLVKKWWDIYNDTTLDHKAQGSTVEANRLRGAAFSDTNISALYITSPSAA from the exons atggcTCCAGAATTTGAAAGTGGAACAAAAATGGCTACTACTATTCAAAAATCATCATGTGCTTATGTGACTTTCTTAGCTGGTAatggtgattatgtgaaaggtgtggTTGGTTTAGCGAAGGGATTGATAAAAGCTAAATCTATGTATCCTTTGGTTGTGGCAATTTTACCTGATGTGCCTGAGGAACACAGGATGATATTGACGAGGCACGGTTGCATAGTGAAGGAGATAGAGCCACTAGCTCCTTCATTGCAATCGTTGGATAAGTATGCACGATCTTATTACGTGCTTAACTACTCCAAACTTCGGATTTGGCAG TTTGTGGAGTACAGTAAGATGGTGTATTTGGATGGAGATATGCAAGTTTTTGAGAATATAGACCATCTATTTGAGCTGCCTGATAAGTATTTATACGCGGTGGCGGACTGCATATGCGATATGTATGGGGAGCCATGTGATGAGGTTCTGCCGTGGCCCAAAGAGTTGGGGCCAAGGCCATCTGTTTACTTCAATGCAGGCATGTTTGTCTTTCAGCCAAATCCGTCTGTCTATGTTCGTCTCTTGAACACACTCAAAGTTACCCCACCCACCCAATTTGCTGAACAG GACTTTCTGAACATGTACTTTAAAGACGTGTACAAGCCAATTCCTTATACATACAATATGTTGCTGGCCATGCTATGGCGCCACCCGGAGAAAATAGAGGTGAACAAGGCGAAAGCAGTTCACTACTGTTCTCCAGGGGCTAAACCGTGGAAATACACTGGGAAGGAAGAACATATGGATCGAGAGGATATAAAAATGCTAGTGAAGAAATGGTGGGACATTTATAATGACACCACACTGGATCACAAGGCGCAGGGTTCCACAGTTGAAGCAAACAGATTAAGGGGAGCAGCCTTTTCGGATACGAACATAAGTGCTTTATATATTACTAGCCCATCAGCTGCTTAA
- the LOC101249127 gene encoding uncharacterized protein — MAAIYSLYIINKSGGLIFCKDYGSAGKMDTNDSLRLASLWHSMHAISQQLSPVNGCAGIELLQADTFDLHCFQSLTGTKFFVVCEPGTLHMESLLKYIYELYTDYVLKNPFYEMEMPIRCELFDISLSQAVQKDRVALLGR; from the exons ATGGCAGCTATTTACAGCCTTTACATCATCAATAAATCAGGAGGGCTTATCTTCTGCAAG GATTATGGTTCGGCTGGAAAAATGGACACAAATGATAGTTTGAGATTGGCTAGTCTGTGGCATTCTATGCACGCTATCTCTCAGCAGTTGTCCCCAGTTAATGGTTGTGCTGGTATCGAACTCCTTCAAGCTGATACGTTTGATCTACATTGCTTCCAATCTCTTACCG GAACAAAATTCTTTGTGGTCTGTGAGCCTGGAACTCTTCATATGGAGTCCCTGTTGAAGTATATCTATGAATTATACACTGATTACGTCTTGAAGAACCCTTTCTATGAAATGGAAATGCCGATCCGGTGTGAGCTCTTTGACATAAGTTTGTCACAGGCCGTTCAGAAAGATCGCGTTGCTTTGTTGGGGAGATGa